In the genome of Methanobacterium spitsbergense, one region contains:
- a CDS encoding pseudomurein-binding repeat-containing protein codes for MLIKKVLLIMLGVLMLLSIGTSAAVTTQSTTYNTSQISQAAVTVKHNVETNYSLQSKVTVGGKNVTNSQFLYLLTSATNNVANGKGKNLINIKKVSYPTNPQETLTSGTIKKTEYVGIATRINSYINKYGKLPNYVTTTKGKMKYQSMVYMYSKIMTYYNVNKVLPSTVSVKSWYAQTLGPAGKLNATLKNGKVLGSNKYGYVKLYGPYGNVSSKNKVAVIVGVHAQEQQTHIAMLNAISNLSSSLKNVQIWVYRVVVYTQYQKDYTLSRVYGQDLAHYYIVPNIGTSYKLVVDTHGNRGTSQYTGYPNFVFAPLANTKSVSFAYTLINSAYTNGKLKYHYLGDGTSPPRVTIPIANKGIPTIVYEQYENQANYAQVLYKHALEVVKAINGVFA; via the coding sequence ATGCTTATAAAAAAAGTTTTACTAATAATGTTAGGAGTTCTTATGCTTTTAAGTATAGGAACATCTGCAGCAGTAACAACTCAATCAACAACTTATAATACAAGCCAAATCAGTCAAGCAGCTGTAACAGTTAAACATAATGTAGAAACCAACTATAGTCTGCAAAGTAAAGTTACTGTAGGCGGCAAAAATGTAACAAATTCACAATTTTTATATTTACTAACCTCTGCCACCAATAATGTGGCTAATGGTAAAGGAAAGAATTTAATAAACATTAAAAAGGTTTCATATCCAACAAATCCACAGGAAACTCTAACCAGTGGAACAATCAAAAAGACAGAATATGTTGGCATTGCAACTAGAATAAATTCATATATTAACAAATATGGTAAATTACCTAATTATGTGACAACAACTAAGGGAAAGATGAAGTATCAGTCAATGGTTTATATGTACAGTAAAATCATGACTTACTACAATGTGAATAAAGTGTTACCATCAACTGTTTCAGTAAAATCTTGGTATGCACAGACTCTTGGTCCAGCAGGGAAGTTGAATGCAACATTGAAAAATGGAAAAGTATTGGGCTCCAACAAATATGGATACGTTAAATTATACGGACCATATGGAAATGTTTCAAGTAAAAATAAAGTTGCAGTTATTGTAGGGGTTCATGCTCAAGAACAACAAACTCACATAGCAATGCTAAATGCCATATCAAATTTATCTTCCAGTTTAAAAAACGTGCAGATATGGGTTTACAGAGTAGTAGTGTACACTCAATACCAAAAGGATTACACTTTATCAAGAGTATACGGACAGGATTTAGCACATTACTATATTGTGCCAAATATAGGAACTTCCTATAAATTAGTTGTTGATACACATGGAAACAGGGGAACTAGTCAATATACGGGGTACCCTAACTTTGTATTCGCTCCTCTTGCCAACACAAAATCTGTGAGTTTTGCATATACATTAATTAATTCAGCATACACAAATGGAAAATTGAAGTATCATTACCTTGGTGACGGCACCAGCCCACCACGGGTGACTATACCTATAGCAAACAAAGGCATACCTACAATTGTTTATGAACAGTACGAGAATCAAGCTAACTATGCACAAGTATTGTACAAACATGCATTAGAAGTTGTTAAAGCAATAAACGGTGTATTCGCTTAA